A single region of the Thermoleophilum album genome encodes:
- a CDS encoding sensor histidine kinase has translation MRSLQARLVASVIALAGVALVVAGALTYVEQRDFQYRRIDEQLRLALVPLARDLGIVTHRRLPARADDDDHKRERFELGAPPPAIGPSLPAGTYGEVRTRNGDRVLARTIFNPFANGDSGPYPKLPEPPTPRSTATIETPSGRYRVASVRLPGGNLLVAAVPTREADDALRRLLVAQSVVAAIVLLGLGVASWIVVRFELRPLARITAAAERISSGHLEERVGGGDPRSEVGRLSQAFDRMVDRLAAALGERERSEQRLREFLADASHELRTPLAAIRGYADLYRLGAAREPDQVAKAMERIGAEAARMGSLVDDMLALARLEEPNARRDERVDLARLLREVADDARVRAPERDIRVHAPDELIVRGSDGELRQLLGNLVANALAHTPPGTPVELSGQRRAGAVEIAVRDYGPGLPPGDPERLFERFWRADPGRTRGRAGAGLGLAIVKAIAEAHGGEVTATNAAGGGALFTVRLPDRDTHIPGDTEDHSEAGAP, from the coding sequence ATGCGCTCGCTGCAGGCACGCCTGGTCGCCAGTGTGATCGCGCTCGCGGGCGTGGCGCTCGTCGTGGCTGGCGCGCTGACCTATGTCGAGCAGCGTGACTTCCAGTACCGCCGCATCGACGAGCAGCTGCGCTTGGCCCTTGTCCCCCTCGCCCGCGACCTGGGAATCGTCACCCATCGCAGGCTCCCTGCGCGAGCGGACGACGACGATCACAAGCGTGAACGCTTCGAGCTCGGAGCCCCTCCTCCCGCCATAGGACCGTCGCTGCCAGCCGGCACCTACGGCGAGGTGAGAACGCGAAACGGCGACCGGGTTCTCGCCCGCACGATCTTCAACCCCTTCGCTAACGGCGACAGCGGCCCCTACCCCAAACTCCCGGAACCGCCAACACCGCGCTCCACGGCCACGATCGAGACGCCGAGCGGACGCTACCGCGTCGCGAGCGTGCGCTTGCCGGGCGGCAACTTGCTCGTCGCGGCTGTGCCCACGCGCGAAGCGGACGACGCGCTCCGCCGACTGCTCGTCGCCCAGAGCGTCGTGGCGGCGATCGTGCTCTTGGGGCTCGGTGTTGCGTCGTGGATCGTCGTTCGTTTCGAGCTGCGGCCGCTCGCCCGCATCACCGCCGCTGCCGAGCGAATATCGAGCGGCCACCTAGAGGAGCGGGTGGGGGGTGGCGATCCGCGCAGCGAGGTCGGTCGCCTCTCGCAAGCGTTCGACCGGATGGTCGACCGGCTCGCCGCGGCGCTCGGGGAGCGCGAGCGCTCGGAGCAGCGGTTGCGGGAGTTCCTCGCTGACGCCTCGCACGAGCTGCGTACGCCGCTCGCGGCGATCCGCGGCTACGCCGACCTCTACCGACTCGGTGCTGCACGCGAGCCGGACCAGGTTGCGAAGGCGATGGAGCGCATCGGCGCCGAAGCAGCGCGGATGGGTTCGCTCGTCGACGACATGCTGGCGTTGGCGCGACTCGAAGAGCCGAACGCACGTCGCGACGAACGCGTCGACCTGGCGCGACTGTTGCGCGAGGTCGCCGATGACGCGCGCGTGCGTGCCCCGGAACGCGACATCCGCGTACACGCACCGGATGAGCTGATCGTGCGCGGGTCGGACGGCGAGCTCCGGCAGTTGCTCGGCAACCTCGTCGCCAATGCGCTCGCGCACACCCCGCCAGGAACGCCGGTCGAGCTGTCAGGACAGCGGCGCGCCGGAGCCGTCGAGATCGCCGTCCGCGACTACGGCCCTGGACTTCCGCCCGGCGACCCCGAGCGTCTTTTTGAACGCTTCTGGCGTGCCGATCCGGGGCGCACGCGCGGCCGCGCCGGCGCCGGTCTCGGGCTCGCGATAGTGAAAGCGATCGCCGAGGCGCATGGCGGCGAGGTCACCGCCACGAACGCGGCGGGGGGCGGGGCGCTTTTTACCGTGCGCTTGCCCGACCGCGATACGCACATACCGGGCGACACCGAAGACCACAGCGAGGCAGGCGCGCCCTGA
- a CDS encoding response regulator transcription factor, whose protein sequence is MAERQPLRVLVVDDEPNIADVVAMALRYSGFDVETAGDGTTALRLVHEFDPHLLVLDVMLPDIDGFALAERLGAERSRRPIVFLTARDTTADKVRGLTIGGDDYVTKPFSIEELIARVRAVLRRSGQGDRTGGRLVFEDLEMDEDAHEVRRGGQLVELTPTEYRLLRYLLLNPNRVLTRAQILEHVWRYDFGGDARVLETYISYLRKKLHALGPPLIHTVRGVGYALRPPRR, encoded by the coding sequence GTGGCTGAGCGGCAACCACTACGCGTACTCGTCGTCGACGACGAGCCGAACATCGCCGACGTAGTGGCGATGGCACTGCGCTACTCGGGTTTCGACGTCGAAACCGCTGGCGACGGCACGACCGCCCTTCGGCTGGTGCACGAGTTCGACCCGCACCTGTTGGTGCTTGACGTGATGCTGCCCGATATCGACGGCTTCGCGCTCGCCGAAAGACTCGGCGCCGAGCGCTCGCGCCGACCGATCGTGTTCCTAACCGCGCGCGACACCACCGCCGACAAGGTGCGTGGACTCACGATCGGCGGCGACGACTACGTCACCAAACCTTTCTCGATCGAAGAACTGATCGCCCGCGTTCGCGCCGTGCTGCGCCGGTCGGGACAGGGTGACAGGACGGGCGGTCGCCTCGTCTTCGAAGATCTGGAAATGGACGAGGACGCGCACGAGGTGCGCAGGGGCGGCCAACTCGTCGAGCTCACACCCACCGAGTACCGCTTGCTTCGTTATCTGCTGCTCAACCCCAACCGCGTGCTCACCCGCGCCCAGATTCTCGAGCACGTCTGGCGCTACGACTTCGGCGGCGACGCACGCGTTCTCGAGACCTACATCAGCTACCTGCGCAAAAAGCTGCACGCCCTCGGCCCACCGCTGATCCACACCGTGCGGGGTGTCGGCTATGCGCTGCGGCCGCCGCGCCGTTGA
- a CDS encoding PucR family transcriptional regulator, with protein MRAGARIALQASERILERVEAAALEEHDPLVAADPVLLEAFRRTNRAMITHWAESVAREPQEPVEPYLGPEARGLVRDLVRRGLDAQAIEPYRAGQNAAWQAWMEICFTLTDDPGELRDLLRLSARSIFDYVDATSAATVEWILRERDELSRGTNAERLAAVTLLLEGAPVDPNRTSRRLGYDLAGTHVAAVVWSTAPATSATALDAAVAALAEAAGGGRPLVVVPSEGTRWFWIHAREAPTAARLRAHREALRDVYVVIGTAGSGLAGFRRSHQQALVAQRVLSRLGSAARVARYDEVRLVALLAADPSAADEFVRDTLGKLADAPEQLRETLRVYLREQSNASRTAALVHCHRNTVLMRLARAEALLPRPLAENALEVACALEILHWRGASDAGRV; from the coding sequence ATGCGAGCCGGTGCACGGATAGCGCTGCAGGCGTCCGAGCGCATCCTCGAGCGGGTAGAGGCTGCCGCCCTCGAGGAACACGACCCGCTCGTCGCTGCCGATCCGGTGCTCCTCGAAGCGTTCCGGCGCACCAACCGAGCGATGATCACGCACTGGGCGGAGTCGGTCGCCCGCGAGCCGCAAGAGCCGGTCGAGCCTTATCTCGGGCCGGAGGCACGCGGGCTGGTGCGCGATCTCGTTCGCCGCGGACTCGATGCGCAGGCGATCGAGCCTTACCGGGCCGGACAGAACGCGGCCTGGCAGGCGTGGATGGAGATCTGCTTCACGCTCACCGACGATCCCGGCGAGCTGCGCGATCTGTTGCGGCTTTCGGCGCGTTCGATCTTCGACTACGTCGACGCGACGAGCGCGGCGACCGTCGAGTGGATCCTGCGTGAGCGCGACGAACTCAGCCGCGGCACCAACGCCGAGCGCTTGGCTGCAGTCACGCTGCTGCTTGAAGGGGCCCCGGTCGACCCGAACCGCACAAGCCGCCGGCTCGGCTACGACCTGGCCGGCACGCACGTCGCGGCAGTGGTCTGGTCGACAGCGCCCGCCACCAGCGCGACAGCCCTCGACGCTGCTGTCGCGGCGCTGGCCGAAGCGGCAGGCGGCGGTCGACCCTTGGTCGTGGTTCCGAGCGAGGGGACCCGCTGGTTCTGGATCCACGCTCGCGAAGCCCCCACAGCGGCACGCCTGCGCGCTCACCGTGAGGCGCTGCGCGACGTCTACGTGGTGATCGGGACCGCGGGCAGCGGACTTGCTGGCTTCCGGCGCTCGCACCAGCAGGCGCTCGTGGCGCAACGCGTTCTGTCGCGCCTCGGCTCGGCCGCGCGCGTCGCTCGCTACGACGAGGTCCGGCTCGTCGCGCTGCTGGCGGCCGACCCGTCGGCCGCTGACGAGTTCGTGCGCGACACACTCGGCAAGCTCGCCGACGCGCCCGAGCAGCTGCGCGAGACGCTGCGCGTCTACCTGCGCGAGCAGTCGAACGCCAGCCGCACCGCAGCGCTCGTGCACTGCCACCGCAACACCGTGCTGATGCGGCTGGCACGCGCAGAGGCGCTGCTGCCACGGCCGCTCGCCGAAAACGCGCTCGAGGTCGCATGCGCCCTCGAGATCCTGCACTGGCGCGGTGCGAGCGATGCCGGACGCGTTTGA
- a CDS encoding ELWxxDGT repeat protein, whose amino-acid sequence MLIGRYLSRGRTILALALVLSASVVAVSPATAARPVLVKGGFAPDPERAGGSARPGDLTAVGRSLFFTAWDAEHGRELWFSGGRPGDARLVADIYPGASSSAPACLRAVRGAVYFNAADPDHGRELWQSDGTAPGTRLVKQFGGGPVGISRDPCVVGNLGGTLLVATVYPRSGALWASDGSAEGTELLLSGNVQSLVTTGSSALALVNAGIGVTELWTTDGTPEGTSRVLTLANPVTGGSALNLTAAGERIYLEVSDAAHGAELWTTDGTASGTRLVTDLRPGPAGSEPHALTPAGNRLYFTADDGVSGRELWATDGTAEGTRRVADLRPGPAGSDPRPLGVDASGTLYFTADDGVRGRELWRTDGSTRGTRLVGDLRRGAEGSDPLGFASVAGRVYFTADDGRRGRELWVVDRPRGGPRLVADLVPGPRSSDPTSLTVAGRRLFFVAADAAGTFGLWRIRHPRWW is encoded by the coding sequence ATGCTGATCGGGCGTTACCTGTCTCGTGGCCGCACGATCCTTGCGCTGGCACTTGTGCTTTCGGCGTCGGTGGTTGCTGTCTCGCCGGCGACCGCGGCGCGTCCGGTGCTGGTCAAGGGGGGCTTCGCTCCCGACCCCGAGCGCGCCGGCGGGAGTGCCCGCCCGGGCGACCTCACAGCGGTCGGGCGCAGCCTTTTCTTCACCGCCTGGGATGCCGAGCACGGGCGCGAGCTTTGGTTCTCCGGCGGCCGGCCCGGTGACGCTCGGCTGGTAGCCGACATCTACCCAGGCGCGTCTTCGAGTGCACCGGCATGCCTGCGAGCAGTCCGCGGCGCCGTGTACTTCAACGCCGCCGATCCCGATCACGGTCGCGAGCTCTGGCAGAGCGACGGGACCGCTCCAGGTACGCGTCTCGTTAAGCAGTTCGGAGGAGGACCTGTAGGTATCTCCCGCGACCCCTGCGTCGTCGGAAATCTCGGGGGTACGCTGCTCGTCGCGACCGTCTACCCGAGATCCGGCGCTTTGTGGGCGAGTGACGGTAGCGCTGAGGGCACAGAGCTGCTTTTGTCGGGCAACGTTCAATCGCTCGTCACAACCGGGTCAAGCGCCCTCGCGCTGGTAAACGCAGGTATAGGGGTGACCGAGCTGTGGACGACGGACGGTACCCCCGAGGGCACTTCGCGGGTATTGACGCTCGCTAATCCGGTTACAGGTGGCTCGGCCCTTAACTTGACCGCTGCGGGCGAGCGCATCTACCTGGAGGTCAGCGATGCGGCACACGGGGCGGAGCTGTGGACGACCGACGGCACGGCGTCGGGTACACGCCTCGTAACCGACCTGCGTCCCGGTCCCGCGGGGAGCGAGCCCCACGCACTGACCCCCGCCGGCAACCGGCTCTACTTCACTGCCGATGACGGCGTCAGCGGTCGCGAGCTGTGGGCCACCGACGGGACCGCGGAGGGCACGCGTCGCGTCGCCGACCTCCGTCCGGGGCCCGCTGGCAGCGATCCCCGCCCGCTGGGAGTCGACGCTAGTGGCACGCTCTACTTCACCGCTGACGACGGCGTCCGCGGTCGCGAGCTCTGGCGCACCGACGGCAGCACCCGGGGGACGCGACTGGTCGGAGACCTGCGCCGCGGTGCGGAGGGCAGCGACCCGTTGGGGTTCGCGTCGGTGGCTGGACGCGTCTACTTCACCGCCGACGATGGCCGACGCGGTCGCGAGCTGTGGGTCGTCGACCGCCCGCGCGGCGGGCCTCGCTTGGTCGCGGACCTCGTGCCAGGCCCACGGTCGAGCGATCCGACCAGCTTGACGGTCGCGGGGCGCAGACTGTTTTTCGTCGCAGCCGACGCGGCGGGTACTTTCGGGCTCTGGCGAATCCGTCACCCACGCTGGTGGTGA
- a CDS encoding flavin-containing monooxygenase, with protein sequence MPVNDALAPSQNGADTRAPDTATRERPLALPQRPKDVDFDAVIIGAGVSGIGAAYYFQRYHPTKTYLIVETREAIGGTWDLFRYPGIRSDSDLHTFGYEFKPWTGEKAIADGPSIRAYIEETAREYGIDRNIRFGHKVVAARWSSETASWTLELERVADGERSEVTCRWLFGATGYYRYDEPYTPEFEGRERFRGPIIHPQHWPEDFDYTGKRVVVIGSGATAITLVPAMADRAEHVVMLQRSPTYILPIPSRDELANRLRRLIGEERAYKLVRYKNVARQLGFYAFCRRFPRAARALIRFVNKQALRGTDCDVDVHFRPRYNPWDQRLCVVPDGDLYRAIRAGKASIVTDRIAHFTETGIQLESGRHLECDVIVTATGFQLLTFGGIEVSVDGVTREPSEAVVYKGSMLADVPNFAFALGYTNASWTLKVDLVWDHYCRLIRWTESRGYDAVVPRLPKSGIGFRPLLDFQAGYVLRSLDRLPKQGDRAPWYLAMNYFKDRRYLRKGPVVDEALEFFSARGERAGTPADAPTEVGEARKVSPEPVADAVA encoded by the coding sequence ATGCCCGTGAACGACGCACTCGCTCCTTCGCAAAACGGCGCCGACACGCGCGCCCCTGACACCGCTACCCGCGAGCGCCCGCTCGCCCTGCCGCAGCGGCCGAAGGATGTCGATTTCGACGCGGTGATCATCGGCGCAGGCGTCTCGGGCATCGGTGCTGCCTACTACTTCCAGCGCTACCACCCGACGAAGACCTACTTGATCGTCGAGACGCGCGAGGCGATTGGCGGCACCTGGGACCTGTTCCGCTACCCCGGGATCCGCTCCGACTCCGACCTGCACACCTTCGGCTACGAGTTCAAGCCGTGGACGGGCGAGAAGGCGATCGCGGACGGGCCGTCGATCCGAGCTTACATCGAAGAGACAGCGCGCGAGTACGGGATCGATCGCAACATCCGCTTCGGTCACAAGGTCGTCGCCGCGCGGTGGTCGAGCGAGACGGCTAGCTGGACGCTCGAGCTCGAGCGCGTCGCCGATGGCGAGCGCAGCGAGGTCACCTGTCGCTGGCTTTTCGGCGCGACCGGCTACTACCGCTACGACGAGCCCTACACCCCCGAGTTCGAGGGCCGCGAACGCTTCCGCGGGCCGATCATCCATCCCCAGCACTGGCCCGAGGATTTCGACTACACGGGCAAGCGCGTCGTCGTGATCGGCAGCGGCGCCACCGCCATCACCCTCGTGCCGGCGATGGCCGACCGCGCCGAGCACGTGGTGATGCTGCAGCGCTCACCCACCTACATCCTCCCGATTCCTTCGCGAGACGAGCTCGCGAACCGGCTGCGCCGCCTGATCGGCGAGGAACGTGCCTACAAGCTTGTGCGCTACAAGAACGTGGCGCGCCAGCTCGGCTTCTATGCCTTCTGTCGGCGCTTTCCAAGAGCGGCACGAGCGCTGATCCGTTTCGTCAACAAGCAGGCGCTGCGCGGCACCGACTGCGACGTCGACGTCCACTTCCGGCCGCGCTACAACCCCTGGGACCAGCGGCTCTGCGTCGTCCCCGACGGCGATCTCTACCGCGCTATCCGTGCCGGCAAGGCGTCGATCGTCACCGATCGCATCGCCCACTTCACCGAGACCGGTATCCAGCTCGAGTCCGGCCGGCACCTCGAGTGCGACGTGATCGTCACCGCCACCGGCTTCCAGCTGTTGACGTTCGGTGGGATCGAGGTGTCGGTCGACGGCGTCACCCGTGAGCCCAGCGAGGCCGTCGTCTACAAGGGCTCGATGCTTGCCGACGTTCCCAACTTCGCCTTTGCGCTGGGGTACACGAACGCGTCGTGGACCCTGAAGGTCGACCTCGTCTGGGACCACTACTGCCGGCTTATCCGCTGGACCGAGAGCCGCGGCTACGACGCGGTGGTGCCGCGCCTGCCGAAGAGCGGCATCGGGTTCCGGCCGCTGCTCGATTTCCAGGCCGGGTACGTGCTGCGCTCTCTCGACCGCTTGCCCAAGCAGGGCGATCGCGCACCCTGGTATCTGGCGATGAACTACTTCAAGGATCGCCGCTACCTGCGCAAGGGCCCGGTCGTCGACGAGGCGCTCGAGTTTTTCTCGGCGCGCGGAGAGCGAGCGGGGACTCCTGCGGACGCCCCGACGGAGGTCGGGGAAGCGCGGAAGGTGTCGCCCGAGCCGGTGGCTGACGCAGTCGCCTAG
- the modB gene encoding molybdate ABC transporter permease subunit → MRGWRPHRASFAVAGSGPTIAGHSAREATRPVTGTRPVSSRAIAHVGFLVATGACCAAVAVFLLVPLVALLGTVPPRAVIAALREGETVAALWLSLRASGLALALTIAVGTLAAYVIATHRFPGRRAVLTAVELPIVLPPAVAGLALLAAFGPKGLFGGALRALGIELPFTFGAVVVASAFVAGPLYVRNAIASFEQVDHRLIEAARSLGASELRAFLRVATPIAMPGLVASGAIAAARALGEFGATLMFAGSLRGSTQTAALAIYELFASDTESALALSVALLALAAALLAAAKFHTARARPARVTEG, encoded by the coding sequence ATGCGCGGATGGCGCCCGCACCGAGCGAGCTTCGCAGTCGCGGGAAGCGGACCGACGATCGCCGGCCACTCCGCTCGCGAGGCGACGCGCCCGGTTACCGGGACGCGCCCCGTCTCGTCGCGCGCGATCGCACACGTGGGCTTCCTCGTTGCGACCGGAGCGTGCTGCGCTGCGGTCGCCGTGTTTCTACTGGTGCCGCTCGTCGCGCTGCTCGGTACGGTGCCACCCCGCGCCGTCATCGCCGCGCTGCGCGAAGGCGAAACGGTGGCGGCGCTCTGGTTGAGCCTGCGCGCCAGCGGCCTCGCGCTCGCGCTGACGATCGCGGTGGGCACCCTGGCGGCATACGTGATCGCCACGCACCGGTTTCCCGGCAGACGAGCGGTGCTGACCGCGGTCGAGCTACCGATCGTCCTGCCGCCCGCTGTCGCCGGACTCGCGCTTTTGGCAGCGTTCGGCCCCAAGGGGCTCTTCGGTGGCGCGTTGCGCGCGCTCGGGATCGAGCTCCCGTTCACCTTCGGCGCCGTCGTCGTAGCGTCGGCGTTCGTCGCGGGACCGCTGTACGTCCGCAACGCGATCGCATCGTTCGAGCAGGTTGATCATCGCTTGATCGAGGCTGCACGCAGCCTCGGAGCCTCCGAGCTGCGCGCGTTCCTGCGCGTGGCGACGCCGATCGCGATGCCGGGTCTCGTCGCGAGCGGGGCGATCGCCGCGGCGCGGGCGCTGGGCGAGTTCGGAGCGACGCTGATGTTCGCGGGTTCGCTGCGCGGCAGCACACAGACAGCGGCGCTTGCGATCTACGAGCTCTTCGCGAGCGACACCGAGTCCGCGCTCGCCCTCTCGGTCGCCCTGCTCGCGCTCGCCGCAGCGCTTCTTGCTGCCGCGAAGTTCCACACCGCCCGGGCTCGCCCGGCGCGCGTCACGGAAGGCTGA
- the modA gene encoding molybdate ABC transporter substrate-binding protein produces MAAASTKGALASCAPRFARQAGVRVELAFAGSDELAVQIRQGARIDVYAAANTTLPRALHSERHLGRPVPFATNELVVATRPESPIRALADLARRDVKMVLGTPSVPHGAYARAVLARLPAATRRAILANVRSNEPDVKSTVGKLLAGAADAGFIYITDVRATRGKLAALRLPRSLEPQVVYAAGVAARPHAPRLARSFLRDLRAGGCQRALRRAGFGPPPTRG; encoded by the coding sequence ATGGCGGCAGCGTCGACGAAGGGAGCGCTCGCAAGTTGCGCTCCCCGCTTCGCACGCCAAGCGGGGGTGCGGGTGGAGCTCGCGTTCGCGGGCTCCGACGAGCTGGCGGTACAGATTCGCCAAGGCGCGCGAATCGACGTCTACGCCGCCGCCAACACGACGCTGCCGCGCGCTCTCCACAGCGAGCGACATCTCGGCCGCCCCGTCCCCTTCGCCACGAACGAGCTGGTCGTCGCCACACGCCCCGAGTCGCCGATACGCGCGCTCGCCGACCTTGCACGAAGGGACGTGAAGATGGTGCTTGGCACGCCGTCAGTCCCCCACGGCGCTTACGCGCGAGCGGTGCTCGCGCGCCTGCCAGCGGCGACGCGTCGAGCGATCCTCGCCAACGTCCGCTCAAACGAGCCAGACGTGAAGAGCACGGTCGGCAAACTCCTCGCCGGCGCGGCCGACGCGGGCTTCATCTACATCACAGATGTCCGTGCTACCCGGGGCAAACTCGCCGCGCTGAGACTGCCGCGTTCGCTCGAGCCGCAGGTGGTCTACGCCGCCGGCGTCGCAGCGCGGCCGCATGCGCCGCGTCTTGCCCGCTCGTTCTTGCGTGACCTGCGTGCCGGGGGCTGCCAGCGCGCCCTGCGTCGGGCCGGATTCGGGCCGCCACCGACCCGGGGCTAG
- a CDS encoding ELWxxDGT repeat protein, with translation MVCDDGEHGRELWRSDGTPAGTRLVADIYPGAFGSAPDGFVVKDNTLYFFATSPGYGRELWRSDGSAAGTTLVKDINPGTADSFPRESRPQITRQGALLLFAADDGSHGLELWRSDGTSEGTALVADINPSPGGDSSPRRFVSFDSATYFVAYTPDDKDEIWRTDGTAEGTTRFTQFPDPDLSGEVRPGFSPVAVLELKRVGDDLVYLVNLGHKSPFSGDFTGVYYAFARYDGRAGGDVSERASFYSWFGPLSPIDEPPLVEITDLGGDVVAFRNPRDFYEASGVRLVRLPAGGSAFEDLSEDLSGPENTLGPAGLTPLGSDRLLFIAEAGGNGREPWVSNGTPGATGLLADIRSGAEGSNPTVLGTAGGVGYFSADDGVHGRELWATDGTPANTRLVADLEPGANGSSPAWVRAAGTTVYFLARTSADGWALYRLGPPAGSGSGTQPPPAPQPGPPSGDNGSQPAPGPKPRTGCDRRRAKLRVTIIRRGNRSYKVRLRLVGRGCKPRRYECRVATAANDKKRPRWRRCKSVHVVSLRRGGRYVLQVRAVTGDGKVIARAKKALVASHRR, from the coding sequence ATGGTCTGCGATGACGGTGAGCACGGGCGGGAGCTCTGGCGAAGCGACGGCACGCCGGCGGGTACGCGTCTTGTTGCCGACATCTACCCGGGCGCTTTTGGCTCCGCACCCGACGGTTTCGTCGTCAAAGACAACACGCTGTATTTCTTCGCGACCTCGCCCGGATACGGACGGGAGCTGTGGCGGAGCGACGGCAGCGCCGCTGGCACCACGCTGGTGAAGGACATAAACCCCGGGACTGCCGATTCCTTCCCACGGGAAAGCCGCCCCCAGATCACGCGACAGGGGGCACTGCTTTTGTTCGCCGCCGACGACGGCAGCCACGGACTCGAGCTCTGGCGCAGCGACGGCACCTCGGAAGGCACCGCGCTCGTCGCCGACATCAATCCCAGCCCGGGCGGGGATAGCTCGCCCAGGCGCTTCGTTTCCTTCGATAGCGCGACTTACTTCGTTGCGTACACGCCTGATGACAAGGACGAGATTTGGCGCACCGATGGCACCGCCGAGGGAACTACTCGCTTCACCCAGTTCCCAGACCCGGATCTCAGTGGCGAAGTGAGACCGGGCTTCTCGCCGGTGGCGGTGCTTGAGCTCAAGCGTGTCGGTGACGATCTCGTCTACCTCGTCAATCTCGGCCATAAGAGTCCGTTCAGCGGGGATTTCACCGGCGTCTACTACGCGTTCGCGCGCTACGACGGCCGCGCGGGAGGGGACGTGTCCGAGCGGGCGAGCTTTTACTCATGGTTCGGCCCCCTCTCTCCGATCGACGAACCTCCATTGGTCGAGATCACCGACCTCGGGGGCGATGTTGTGGCGTTCCGCAATCCCCGCGACTTCTATGAGGCGAGCGGCGTTCGCCTCGTACGGCTACCGGCCGGGGGCAGCGCTTTCGAGGATCTGAGCGAAGATCTCAGCGGGCCGGAGAACACACTTGGTCCGGCCGGGCTAACTCCGCTCGGTAGCGACAGGCTACTTTTCATCGCTGAGGCCGGTGGCAACGGCCGTGAGCCGTGGGTTAGCAACGGTACGCCCGGCGCTACCGGTTTGCTTGCCGACATTCGCAGCGGTGCCGAAGGGAGCAACCCGACGGTGCTCGGTACTGCCGGTGGAGTCGGGTACTTCTCGGCTGACGATGGCGTGCACGGCAGGGAGCTCTGGGCGACCGACGGCACGCCCGCGAACACGCGGCTCGTGGCCGATCTCGAACCGGGAGCGAACGGTTCCTCGCCCGCTTGGGTCCGCGCCGCGGGCACAACGGTCTACTTCCTTGCTCGCACGAGCGCCGACGGCTGGGCGCTCTACCGCCTAGGTCCGCCGGCAGGCTCCGGCTCTGGAACCCAGCCGCCCCCCGCGCCGCAGCCGGGTCCGCCCTCCGGTGACAACGGGTCGCAGCCCGCGCCCGGTCCGAAGCCGCGTACGGGATGCGACCGGCGGCGCGCCAAGCTCCGCGTCACAATCATCCGCCGCGGAAACCGCAGCTACAAGGTGCGCTTGCGCCTCGTGGGCCGCGGGTGCAAGCCACGGCGTTACGAGTGTCGTGTCGCGACAGCCGCCAACGACAAGAAACGGCCCCGCTGGCGTCGGTGCAAGTCTGTTCATGTCGTCTCGCTGCGGCGCGGGGGACGGTACGTACTGCAAGTGCGCGCCGTTACCGGTGACGGCAAAGTGATCGCGCGCGCCAAAAAGGCGCTCGTTGCGTCCCACAGGCGCTGA
- a CDS encoding DUF2149 domain-containing protein encodes MSGEHRRRRTTLDPLAAGSGPLWPASVLDSDARARPFTARAGPHRELGDPLDAVANLFEAGVVLALGFLLWGLVLGSRNSANERASRPLNTATSATPIIPTHGRAQGRGVPVGRVYRLSDGRLVLVRESSGAARAGGAAER; translated from the coding sequence GTGAGCGGCGAGCACCGTCGACGTCGGACCACGCTCGACCCGCTGGCAGCGGGGAGCGGCCCTCTGTGGCCGGCTTCGGTGCTCGACTCGGACGCGCGCGCTCGGCCCTTCACAGCCCGCGCCGGCCCGCACCGCGAGCTCGGCGATCCACTGGACGCTGTGGCGAACCTGTTCGAAGCCGGTGTCGTCCTCGCTCTCGGCTTCTTGCTGTGGGGCCTCGTCCTCGGCAGCCGCAACAGCGCGAACGAGCGGGCGAGCCGACCGCTGAACACCGCGACCAGTGCGACGCCGATCATCCCGACGCACGGCCGCGCCCAGGGCCGTGGCGTTCCCGTTGGGCGCGTCTACCGCCTAAGCGATGGCCGTCTCGTGTTGGTACGCGAGAGCTCAGGCGCCGCACGAGCGGGCGGTGCGGCGGAGCGCTAA